In Vidua macroura isolate BioBank_ID:100142 chromosome 7, ASM2450914v1, whole genome shotgun sequence, a single genomic region encodes these proteins:
- the ACADL gene encoding long-chain specific acyl-CoA dehydrogenase, mitochondrial, whose translation MATRLLRLRGLLRAAGCRPFSAQPSPLQTEQHGTKRLEPSSAKTLTDIGTRRIFSSDHDIFRESARKFFQEEVLPFHAEWEKDGQVSRELWEKAGQQGLLGVAIAEKHGGIGADILSSAIVWEEQMYVNCTGPGFSLHSDIVMPYIANYGSEEQIKHFIPQMVAGKCIGAIAMTEPGAGSDLQGVRTYAKKDGSDWILNGSKVFITNGWMSDVVIVVAVTDREARSPAHGISLFLVENGTKGFIKGRKLNKIGLKAQDTAELFFEDVRLPASALLGKENKGFYYLMAELPQERLLIADMALASCEFMFEETRNYVRQRKAFGKTIAHLQTVQHKLAEIKTQICVGRAFMDNCLQLHADKRLDSATASMAKYWCSDLQNSIATQCVQMHGGWGYMWEYPIAKAFVDARVQPIYGGTNEIMKELIARDIVSDK comes from the exons ATGGCGACGCGGCTGCTCCGCCTGCGCGGCCTCCTGAGGGCCGCCGGCTGCCGGCCCTTCTCCGCCCAGCCCAG TCCTCTGCAAACAGAACAGCATGGCACAAAGCGCCTGGAACCATCTTCTGCTAAAACTTTGACTGACATAGGCACTCGGAGGATCTTCTCATCAGACCATGATATCTTCAGGGAGAGTGCCAGGAAATTCTTTCAGGAAGAAGTGCTGCCTTTTCATGCAGA GTGGGAGAAGGATGGCCAGGtgagcagggagctctgggaaaAAGCTGGACAGCAGGGCTTGCTGGGTGTTGCTATTGCTGAGAAACATGGAGGCATCGGAGCGGATATTCTCTCTTCAGCCATCGTCTGGGAGGAGCA gatgtATGTTAACTGTACAGGCCCAGGGTTTAGCCTTCATTCAGATATAGTCATGCCCTACATTGCAAACTATGGCTCTGAAGAACAGATTAAACACTTTATCCCCCAGATGGTTGCAGGCAAGTGCATTGGAGCTATTGCCATGACAGAACCTGGGGCTGGCAG TGACTTGCAGGGAGTACGGACATATGCAAAAAAAGATGGAAGTGATTGGATTCTTAATGGGAGTAAG GTGTTCATCACTAATGGTTGGATGAGCGACGTAGTGATCGTGGTTGCGGTCACAGACCGGGAGGCCCGATCCCCTGCTCATGGGATCAGCCTTTTTCTGGTGGAAAACGGAACAAAAGGTTTCATCAAAGGACGCAAACTTAACAAAATTGGCTTGAAAGCTCAA gacacagcagagctgttttttGAAGATGTGCGGTTGCCAGCCAGTGCCTTGCTTGGAAAAGAGAACAAAGGCTTCTACTATCTGatggcagagctgcctcag gaaagaCTGCTAATTGCTGATATGGCTCTTGCTAGCTGTGAATTCATGTTTGAAGAAACAAGGAATTATGTGAggcaaagaaaagcttttgggaAGACAATTGCACATTTGCAG ACAGTACAGCACAAGTTGGCCGAAATAAAAACGCAGATTTGTGTGGGCCGAGCTTTTATGGACAACTGTTTGCAGCTGCATGCAGATAAACGCCTGGACTCCGCCACAGCCTCCATGGCAAAGTACTG GTGTTCTGATCTCCAAAACAGCATAGCTACCCAGTGTGTACAAATGCACGGAGGATGGGGGTACATGTGGGAGTATCCAATTGCAAA AGCTTTTGTGGATGCCCGTGTTCAGCCAATCTATGGCGGTACcaatgaaataatgaaagaacTTATTGCTAGAGACATTGTCAGTGACAAGTAG